The following proteins are encoded in a genomic region of Fibrobacter sp.:
- a CDS encoding 4Fe-4S binding protein yields MKRSIISIDEEKCNGCGLCIPNCPEGAIQIIDNKARLVSDIMCDGLGACLGHCPQGAITVVEREAEIYDERKVMENIVKQGENTIAAHLEHLKSHNQEQYYNEAVAFLKENGLPVPDAGTEKKETHGGGCPGSRTITFQNTVSGDTTDSESYLTHWPVQLHLISPNAPHYRGSDLLLAADCTAFASGGFHRDFLKGKTLAIACPKLDEGQEIYFDKIKALVDDAKINTLTVVTMQVPCCGGLLNLAKQAVMAAKRKVPVKSIVISLRGEVLKEEWV; encoded by the coding sequence ATGAAACGCAGCATTATCAGTATCGATGAAGAAAAGTGTAACGGATGTGGGTTATGTATTCCGAATTGTCCCGAGGGGGCGATTCAGATAATCGACAACAAGGCAAGACTGGTCAGTGATATCATGTGTGATGGTCTGGGGGCGTGTCTGGGGCACTGTCCTCAGGGCGCGATCACTGTAGTAGAGAGGGAAGCTGAAATTTACGATGAGAGAAAAGTCATGGAAAATATAGTCAAGCAGGGCGAAAATACCATCGCTGCTCATCTGGAACATCTCAAAAGCCACAACCAGGAGCAGTATTACAATGAAGCGGTCGCTTTTCTGAAGGAAAACGGCTTGCCTGTACCCGATGCGGGCACAGAGAAGAAAGAGACCCATGGTGGCGGATGTCCCGGTTCGAGGACAATCACTTTCCAGAATACTGTCAGTGGGGATACTACAGACAGCGAATCGTATTTGACCCACTGGCCTGTACAATTGCATCTGATTTCGCCAAATGCTCCTCATTACAGGGGATCGGATCTTCTCCTGGCGGCAGATTGCACGGCTTTTGCATCTGGAGGTTTCCACCGGGATTTCCTCAAGGGTAAAACCCTGGCCATAGCATGTCCGAAGCTCGATGAGGGGCAGGAGATATACTTCGATAAGATAAAGGCGCTGGTCGATGATGCGAAAATCAACACCTTGACAGTGGTTACAATGCAGGTGCCCTGCTGTGGAGGACTTCTCAATCTCGCGAAGCAGGCAGTGATGGCGGCGAAGAGAAAGGTTCCGGTAAAAAGTATCGTGATAAGTCTCAGGGGAGAAGTGCTTAAGGAGGAATGGGTTTAG
- a CDS encoding Crp/Fnr family transcriptional regulator: protein MLDFTELFGGLSERSKKMLAEIAIPKRLQKGETLFHEGDKGFALYLMGHGSIQLVKSGPDTKEVVVKMIHPGEVFGEVILFEKDQYPVTATAVKDSTVFALPKHQFHCLLNDQSFRNDFIVLLMHKQRYLTERLMHFQSHSVEHRFYLFLKDQYGMKNQITPGMSKKEMAAAIGATPETLSRILANLKSSGMMVWEGGKILIKDEYWKNYGEEDQLMPSRRKND, encoded by the coding sequence ATGCTGGATTTTACCGAGCTTTTCGGAGGCCTTTCCGAGAGGAGCAAAAAGATGCTCGCTGAAATCGCTATCCCGAAACGGCTTCAGAAGGGAGAGACTCTTTTTCATGAGGGGGACAAGGGTTTTGCTCTCTATCTCATGGGGCACGGAAGTATCCAGTTGGTGAAATCCGGGCCTGATACCAAAGAGGTAGTTGTAAAGATGATCCATCCGGGAGAAGTTTTCGGTGAGGTGATTCTTTTTGAAAAGGATCAATATCCGGTAACCGCGACTGCTGTAAAGGACAGCACCGTTTTTGCCCTCCCGAAACATCAATTCCACTGTCTTCTCAATGATCAATCATTCAGAAACGACTTTATTGTCCTTCTGATGCACAAGCAGCGCTATCTGACCGAGCGTCTGATGCATTTTCAGTCGCATTCAGTGGAGCACAGGTTCTATCTTTTCCTGAAGGATCAATACGGGATGAAAAATCAGATCACTCCCGGGATGTCAAAGAAAGAGATGGCCGCTGCGATAGGGGCCACCCCGGAAACCCTCTCCCGCATCCTTGCGAATCTCAAATCAAGCGGCATGATGGTGTGGGAAGGCGGGAAAATACTGATAAAGGATGAATACTGGAAAAATTACGGTGAAGAAGATCAATTAATGCCTTCAAGGAGAAAAAATGATTGA
- a CDS encoding SDR family oxidoreductase: MIDIKGKWALVTGASRGIGKQVSIALAEKGCNLIIHSRNLSHTEKLAEEISSRNVKVFQVQAELVETKTVRKLAEEAEKLSGGLDILFNNAAIMTQYRTDYFITEETDYIRSFTVNTIAPIMLCNLIIPSMIKRGFGRVVNVTSGIKDEPQLMPYAASKAALDKYVTDMAKHLSSTGVLMNLLDPGWLRTDLGGPNAPNPVESVIPGALVPVLLDDDTCGKLFRAQEYREAS; the protein is encoded by the coding sequence ATGATTGATATCAAGGGTAAATGGGCACTTGTCACAGGTGCAAGCAGAGGAATAGGAAAGCAGGTGTCAATTGCGCTTGCTGAAAAGGGATGTAATCTCATTATCCACAGCAGGAATCTTTCCCATACTGAAAAGCTCGCCGAAGAGATCTCCTCCCGGAATGTAAAGGTCTTCCAGGTGCAGGCTGAACTTGTCGAAACAAAGACAGTCAGAAAACTTGCCGAGGAGGCGGAAAAACTATCCGGTGGACTCGATATTCTCTTCAACAACGCAGCAATCATGACCCAGTACCGTACCGACTATTTTATCACTGAAGAGACCGATTATATAAGAAGTTTCACTGTTAATACAATTGCCCCGATCATGCTCTGTAATCTCATTATCCCGTCGATGATTAAAAGAGGATTCGGCCGTGTTGTCAATGTGACATCAGGAATCAAGGATGAGCCTCAGCTTATGCCCTACGCCGCATCGAAAGCTGCCCTGGATAAATATGTGACGGACATGGCAAAGCATCTGAGCAGCACAGGGGTACTGATGAATCTTCTGGACCCGGGATGGCTCCGGACCGACCTGGGAGGGCCAAATGCTCCCAATCCCGTGGAATCTGTGATTCCGGGTGCGCTGGTACCGGTGCTATTGGATGATGACACCTGCGGGAAGCTTTTCAGGGCGCAGGAGTATAGGGAGGCGTCATAG
- a CDS encoding S1 RNA-binding domain-containing protein: protein MNKERDDFFDEQSGNDQASDQLLKMIEQYDKKVRTDITPGLKVTGKVTRIGSEYVFIDIGAKNEALMKVTELSGENGELSVKVGDKISAFVVSDRADEIIMSKSMGGQSVPVSELIEAMNSRVPVQGKVTGINKGGLNVKIMGNRAFCPVSQINIKFTEDINSYLGKTMDFVITRITEGGRNIVVSRIPLLEQDLSSRFDALQDAVVNHTVLRGKITKITEFGLFVDLNNIEGLVHISEVSWERAEKLDELFSVGQDIDVVVLKVEKKEPLRNSRISLSIKQVLDDPWKSVGSKFSPGQSVQGKVTRITNFGAFVELIPGVEGLVHISEMSWGKRIHHPSEVVQEGNLVNVNILGIDENKKTISLSLKDVSNDPWRDVESRFPVGSEVSGTVVKKSRYGYFVDLDQGVTALLVFGNISKDKKDSLKEGDVITVTVESIDTENRRISLSFGVTETVNNNKEVSKYLDSQEKVLQEKKASTEFGSALLAALKGKK from the coding sequence ATGAACAAGGAAAGAGATGATTTTTTCGATGAGCAGTCAGGCAACGATCAGGCATCAGACCAACTGCTGAAAATGATCGAACAATACGACAAGAAAGTACGCACAGATATCACCCCCGGACTGAAAGTGACCGGAAAAGTCACCCGCATCGGAAGCGAATACGTCTTTATCGATATCGGAGCTAAAAACGAAGCACTCATGAAAGTCACTGAATTGAGCGGAGAAAACGGTGAGTTGTCTGTAAAAGTCGGAGATAAAATAAGCGCATTTGTGGTATCAGACAGGGCTGATGAAATCATCATGAGCAAGAGCATGGGAGGCCAGTCTGTGCCTGTGTCTGAACTGATCGAGGCCATGAACAGCCGTGTCCCTGTACAGGGAAAAGTCACCGGAATCAACAAGGGCGGTCTGAATGTAAAAATCATGGGTAACAGGGCATTTTGCCCGGTTTCTCAGATCAATATCAAATTTACAGAGGATATCAACTCCTACCTTGGCAAAACTATGGATTTTGTAATAACCAGAATTACCGAGGGAGGAAGAAATATAGTCGTCAGCCGAATCCCTCTTCTGGAGCAGGATCTCAGTTCAAGATTTGATGCTTTACAGGATGCGGTAGTCAATCACACGGTCCTCAGAGGCAAGATAACAAAAATTACCGAGTTCGGGCTTTTCGTTGATTTGAACAATATCGAGGGACTGGTACATATCTCCGAGGTCTCATGGGAGAGGGCAGAGAAGCTCGATGAGCTCTTCTCGGTGGGTCAGGATATCGATGTGGTGGTATTGAAAGTAGAGAAAAAGGAACCGCTGCGCAACTCCAGAATCTCTCTTTCTATCAAGCAGGTCCTTGATGATCCCTGGAAATCTGTCGGTTCTAAATTTTCACCCGGCCAGTCTGTGCAGGGCAAGGTAACAAGAATCACCAATTTCGGTGCATTTGTTGAACTTATCCCTGGTGTTGAGGGGCTGGTGCATATCTCCGAGATGTCCTGGGGAAAAAGAATCCATCATCCTTCCGAAGTTGTTCAGGAGGGAAATCTGGTGAATGTCAATATCCTCGGCATTGACGAAAACAAAAAGACAATCTCTCTGAGTCTCAAGGATGTTTCCAATGATCCGTGGCGTGATGTGGAAAGCCGTTTCCCTGTTGGATCCGAGGTATCCGGGACAGTCGTCAAAAAAAGCAGGTACGGATACTTTGTGGATCTTGACCAGGGAGTCACCGCCCTTCTTGTTTTCGGCAATATCTCCAAAGATAAAAAAGATTCCTTGAAAGAGGGAGATGTTATCACTGTGACAGTGGAGTCTATAGATACCGAAAACCGTCGTATCTCACTCTCCTTTGGGGTCACCGAAACAGTGAACAACAATAAAGAGGTTTCAAAGTACCTTGACTCTCAGGAAAAAGTGCTGCAGGAAAAGAAGGCATCTACTGAATTCGGCAGCGCTCTTCTTGCTGCCTTGAAGGGGAAAAAATGA
- the galE gene encoding UDP-glucose 4-epimerase GalE encodes MNILAFGGAGYIGSHVVRALIDKGHSVTVFDNMSTGRNENLFPDTHFIEGDILDYARVRYAMDKGCDAIIHLAAFKAAGESMIAPEKYSLNNITGTINLLNAAVSSGVKYIVFSSSAAVYGEPKYLPVDENHPANPANYYGFTKLEIERILHWYDRLKGLRYAALRYFNAAGYDIEGRITGLEIKPENLLPVVMEAASGVRSELAIFGDDYDTPDGTCIRDYVHVSDLADAHIRALDYISNENSSIMVNLGSENGISVKTMVEKAREVTGREIPSRIAPRRPGDPAKLVASSQLARKLLGWVAKYSDAETLIRSTWKVYQNSVVN; translated from the coding sequence ATGAATATTCTGGCTTTCGGAGGCGCCGGGTATATCGGCAGCCACGTTGTCAGGGCTCTTATTGATAAAGGGCATAGTGTCACAGTATTTGATAACATGTCAACCGGACGTAACGAGAATCTTTTTCCGGACACCCATTTTATCGAGGGTGACATACTCGATTACGCCAGGGTGCGTTATGCCATGGATAAAGGTTGTGATGCCATAATTCATCTTGCGGCGTTCAAGGCTGCCGGGGAATCGATGATCGCGCCGGAAAAGTATTCTCTCAACAACATCACCGGAACCATAAACCTTTTGAACGCGGCTGTAAGCTCAGGTGTAAAGTACATCGTCTTTTCCTCATCAGCGGCTGTTTACGGTGAACCGAAGTACCTTCCAGTTGACGAGAATCATCCGGCAAATCCAGCAAACTACTACGGATTTACAAAACTGGAAATCGAGCGGATTCTTCACTGGTACGACCGTCTCAAGGGCCTCCGCTATGCCGCTCTACGCTATTTCAATGCAGCCGGATACGATATCGAGGGAAGAATCACGGGGCTGGAGATAAAACCGGAAAATCTCCTTCCCGTGGTCATGGAAGCCGCATCAGGGGTAAGATCTGAGCTGGCAATTTTCGGCGATGACTATGATACTCCTGATGGGACCTGCATAAGGGATTATGTACATGTAAGTGATCTGGCCGATGCGCATATCAGAGCACTTGATTATATCTCCAATGAAAATTCGAGCATTATGGTGAACCTGGGAAGCGAAAACGGTATCAGTGTAAAGACGATGGTGGAAAAGGCCAGAGAGGTCACAGGCAGAGAGATTCCGTCAAGAATTGCTCCCAGGAGACCCGGTGATCCGGCCAAACTCGTCGCTTCCTCACAACTGGCCCGGAAACTCCTTGGATGGGTGGCGAAGTACAGTGATGCCGAAACGCTGATAAGGAGCACCTGGAAAGTTTATCAGAATTCAGTTGTTAATTGA
- a CDS encoding YdcF family protein: MKFPKLLKKTQCRVPTLTGWVLFVSVVLTTGCVFFLNVHNFLSVNRPLGGSILIVEGWIPDYCLEEAARVFREGDYRMLISTGGPLKQGSYLREYNTLAELAAATLKELGIPEKQIISLPSPHTRKDRTWQSALTVKDFLLDKDSCVIDLFSFSVHSRRSAYLFRKALGKKFRVGVISTENRDYDPSRWWMFSEGVRSVLSESIAYIYARVTFSAP, from the coding sequence ATGAAATTTCCTAAACTCCTTAAAAAAACTCAGTGCAGAGTCCCCACACTTACCGGATGGGTACTGTTTGTTTCTGTTGTTCTGACTACTGGTTGTGTTTTTTTCCTGAATGTGCATAATTTCCTTTCAGTAAACAGACCTCTGGGAGGAAGTATTCTGATAGTTGAGGGATGGATTCCTGACTATTGTCTGGAGGAAGCTGCAAGGGTTTTCAGGGAGGGTGATTACAGAATGCTTATTTCCACAGGGGGCCCACTTAAGCAGGGTTCTTATTTAAGGGAATATAATACTCTTGCCGAACTGGCAGCAGCCACATTGAAAGAGCTTGGTATTCCAGAAAAGCAGATTATTTCTCTTCCCTCGCCGCACACCAGGAAAGATCGTACCTGGCAGTCCGCGCTCACAGTCAAGGATTTTCTTCTCGATAAAGATTCCTGTGTCATAGATCTTTTCTCATTCAGTGTGCACTCCCGCAGATCAGCTTATCTTTTTCGTAAAGCATTAGGCAAAAAATTCAGAGTAGGAGTGATCTCCACCGAAAACCGCGATTACGATCCATCCCGATGGTGGATGTTCAGCGAGGGAGTAAGATCGGTATTAAGTGAATCTATCGCTTATATCTACGCCAGAGTAACCTTTTCTGCTCCCTGA
- a CDS encoding lamin tail domain-containing protein, with amino-acid sequence MRIKHFAVSVFPAAMVLFLFCGDYPSSPESKNGSLVIRAQILQSNLAKASESMLTTYDSVVVVVSASDIGTMRRSKKITSGEFLFTDTFPGIPSGSNRKITVTTVDKSGFTVHVDSVGSRTVRIYPGSVSDVNAVLVPAVGSIYLQIAGIPTSVDSIFASFVSKDTSWVVHTGRNTRVFISIDKIPNKTKGTLYVSGVGPGGDTIYTASRDLTFNALSNSSVTLEFKGLPGNLSLNLSIYDPGITLVSGSMDGLNIADTESGILFITELMYKVDKAEYVEIYNPGTDSLFLDTLLVVLDKTINTITDVEIEGKGFYVFGRGDGSWIDQSNSFLNLSASGNWIALLSKDSTVIDQVIFTGESNKIEWPVVKDSRSIELVNKSYDALSNNFGRNWRECPVFYDSAGWYGTPGFKVE; translated from the coding sequence ATGAGGATAAAGCATTTTGCTGTTTCAGTTTTTCCGGCTGCAATGGTTTTATTCTTGTTTTGCGGGGATTATCCATCCAGCCCGGAATCTAAAAATGGATCGTTGGTGATCAGAGCCCAGATTCTGCAAAGCAATCTTGCCAAAGCATCGGAATCGATGCTGACTACCTATGACAGCGTGGTGGTAGTAGTCAGCGCGTCTGACATAGGTACAATGCGGAGGAGCAAAAAGATCACTTCGGGAGAATTTCTCTTTACGGATACGTTTCCGGGTATCCCATCCGGAAGTAACCGGAAAATCACAGTTACCACTGTAGATAAGAGCGGATTTACGGTGCATGTAGATTCTGTGGGTTCCAGGACTGTGCGGATATATCCGGGATCGGTTTCAGATGTAAACGCTGTCCTTGTCCCGGCGGTGGGCTCGATCTATTTACAAATAGCTGGTATTCCGACATCGGTGGATTCCATTTTCGCATCTTTTGTCTCAAAAGACACAAGCTGGGTAGTGCATACTGGCAGAAATACGAGAGTTTTCATCAGCATAGATAAAATTCCCAACAAAACCAAAGGCACACTCTACGTATCCGGGGTAGGGCCCGGGGGTGATACTATTTACACCGCATCGAGGGATCTGACATTCAATGCTCTTTCAAACAGTTCTGTTACTCTTGAATTCAAAGGCCTTCCGGGAAATCTTTCCCTCAATCTTTCGATTTATGATCCCGGAATAACTTTAGTATCTGGAAGTATGGATGGATTAAATATCGCGGATACGGAAAGCGGTATTCTATTTATAACCGAGTTAATGTACAAAGTTGATAAAGCAGAATATGTGGAAATTTACAATCCAGGAACAGATTCGCTTTTTCTCGATACACTTTTGGTAGTGCTTGATAAAACAATAAATACAATTACAGATGTGGAGATAGAAGGAAAAGGTTTTTATGTGTTTGGAAGAGGAGATGGCTCCTGGATTGATCAGTCAAATTCATTTCTTAACCTGTCAGCATCCGGTAACTGGATCGCATTACTGAGCAAAGACTCTACTGTGATTGATCAGGTGATCTTTACCGGTGAATCCAACAAAATAGAATGGCCGGTAGTAAAGGACAGCAGATCAATTGAGCTTGTCAATAAGTCATACGATGCCCTTTCTAATAATTTCGGAAGAAACTGGCGGGAATGTCCTGTTTTTTATGATTCAGCGGGGTGGTATGGGACACCAGGGTTTAAGGTGGAATAA
- a CDS encoding DUF4184 family protein, translating into MPVTISHPALSVPMRRFGLFTSALVLGSMIPDFEFFLRLSDGKAIGHTIPGVFIFCLPVGLISLFVFHKLIKFPLLSLIPHNHQVRLFPVAQRFRFFPLSNFIRIVLSLVLGAFSHLLWDSLTHHDGWIVQMFPVLNSPVFVFPQGTMRVYYILQYAGSLAGIVIMVYWYLKWYWQAEPLRHIIPHRFKFAKKLAIGIGIGGFTVSGGFGYGFFTVPHLNTVEMVKKFITHTSMASMSSFMVALLTFGILWHYFIPHHKRTKKAHGNELNLRQKVSPVSQ; encoded by the coding sequence ATGCCAGTTACCATTTCTCATCCTGCGTTGTCTGTTCCTATGAGGCGTTTCGGCCTGTTTACATCCGCCCTGGTTCTGGGAAGCATGATTCCTGATTTTGAGTTTTTTCTGCGGCTTTCAGATGGAAAAGCGATAGGACATACCATTCCGGGGGTTTTTATCTTCTGTCTCCCGGTGGGACTGATTTCGCTTTTTGTCTTCCATAAACTGATCAAATTTCCCCTTTTGTCATTAATTCCGCACAATCATCAGGTAAGACTATTCCCTGTCGCACAGAGATTCAGGTTTTTTCCATTGAGCAACTTTATCAGAATTGTTCTCTCACTTGTGCTCGGGGCTTTTTCCCATCTTTTGTGGGACAGTTTGACTCATCATGATGGATGGATAGTGCAGATGTTTCCTGTATTAAACAGTCCCGTATTTGTTTTTCCTCAGGGGACAATGAGAGTCTACTATATCCTGCAGTATGCCGGTTCATTGGCCGGTATTGTTATAATGGTTTACTGGTATCTTAAATGGTACTGGCAGGCAGAACCGCTGAGACACATTATTCCTCACAGATTCAAATTCGCGAAAAAGCTTGCCATTGGCATTGGAATAGGCGGCTTTACAGTGTCCGGAGGGTTTGGGTATGGTTTTTTTACGGTTCCTCATTTGAACACGGTAGAGATGGTAAAAAAGTTTATTACTCACACCTCGATGGCATCAATGAGCAGCTTCATGGTGGCACTTCTTACATTTGGGATCTTGTGGCACTATTTTATTCCTCACCACAAGAGAACAAAAAAGGCCCACGGGAATGAACTGAACCTTCGGCAGAAAGTTTCCCCTGTAAGTCAGTAG